From the genome of Amyelois transitella isolate CPQ chromosome 22, ilAmyTran1.1, whole genome shotgun sequence:
gttatacgtacatgtgaggctattaggttgacctgataataaaaagtaaatctcattaacgttaagaatttaggtgaaaatggatgcggacaaatttcgtcttttcacttgtttccttttagctgtttgtatgggtagtgttaacacaaaatagggatttaaaggcgtgatgttattaatgttatgcatgtatgtacataattatgtatgttattatgtatgttaaagagacgactgaaagttgtcatacaaagtctttttttttaaggatgggaaatcatcaaatgacctctcccgctctgggtggaacggaagggagtgtcagacttttactgactaaaactaCTGACTAAGTATAGGCAAAACTCATTCTTTATAAGATCTTCTAGGGCTTTAAATAAACTTGCAGTTCTCCCCGAAttggatttatttaattctaacgttaataaattcaaaaatgttaTGTCTCAGATGTGGTTTGATGGATCTCTCCTGTAAAGttgatatttctttatttatgatatttgttttttgtatattacGTAACTCTGTATTTTTAACGTTTTCATCCCTAAACATGTAAGCTACATATTTGGTCTTACTCGTAAGTTTTTTCGagttctattattatttttcatctcTTAACAGACAAGCTCTTTAGatatataaatgcgaaaacaTGTAATTGGTCATTTGTTTCTTACTGGATTGTATATTTAGATTTGTAAGACTGTATGTTttccgaataaaataaaataaaataaataaaataaaataaaacccacctcgttccttcagttgccctttgcgttccggggccacggtatctcgttagaactttcccgcagccccggctttatcccgtttcccccccttgggggttgacatttcaaaaatcccttcttagtgctgacttatgttactaaaggaacctctgttcaaaatctcagactcctataccgagcggtttcggctgtgcgttaataaatcagtcacccaatcgcaccccctaaatcacgattggagggtagtttgaaaaaacttataatgtcaaacatatttacttgcctatgtacgtgttcatgccaagtttcaagtttataaacccaaggaataagatttttcatagaaacgtttttaccccttttcccccccttgggggttgaatttccaaaaatcctttcttagtgctcccctacatatcccaaggaacctacattccaaatttcagctgtctacgaccagtagtttcgactgtgcgttgtctgtcagtcagtcactcagtaacggaagagttttatatatatagatttatcgaggaaggctttaggctatttatcatcacgctgcaactataaggagcaaaaaataatggaaaatgtgaaaaaaaacggggataattattcctccttcagggcttcaatgatgcctaaaatactcgtaactattccacgcggacgaagtcgcaggacagctagtataaaaataaaattagatacGATCTTAAGCCGATAGTGTACTTCTTGTTCCCACTGGCATTAGTCCCGTTTACATCCAtatctctctggagaggagcccgggttgCCCCTTAgcccatgatcctggattggatacatcaggtttttatacgtaGCGACTACCGcttacctccgcaacctttacgGGGGGAATCTATATTGTGCAGGCCTCCTTACTATGCTTTTTTCTCACCATAAACACTCGAAACTAATATAGTGACacaactcagaaaagagtgaTTAGTACATGGCCAATGTACCGATGTATGTTTCTttgatatatttgtatattaacCACACCATTCATATCATTTCAGGTCTAATGACAACACACTGATCAACAATGGGGGTAGTATCAGTGGCGTCAGCGGCTGCAAAGTCAGCCTTGACCATCGCGGGCATTGGGAAACTCACCTTCATACCCCTTATGCTGGCCATGATGGCTTACTTCAACTACGACTTGTTAGACCCAGAAAACCGGCCTTTCAACCAGAAAAATCTACGAGAAATGTATGATTTTGTTATAGTGGGGGGAGGGTCAGCTGGTTCGGTGCTGGCCAATAGGCTTTCAGAAGTGGAAGGCTGGAATGTTCTTTTATTAGAGGCTGGAGGACATGAGAACGATATAAGCGATGTCCCATTGCTCTCCCTGTATTTGCATAAAAGCAAATTGGATTGGAAGTACAGGTAGACTTACTTATGTTTTTATAGActgatacatatataaaaacactattttccggaggggtaggcagagatacTTTTCATTTGTCACAGTCACTGCCTACTTCTTTGGCTTAAtcttcattcataactcttttcatgcaaacttGGCGGTCTAAAGTATTTTTGACATCACCCGTCAGGACTTATGTTTATGCTTACTTACCCAGATGGCATCGTGGTGGAATGCCTTACTATTATATGATGCCCTCAAAATTGCAAGAAAAGAGCACCAGAagggttttagtgggtaggccGGCACACAAGATGCCAGGAGACCCACACTCTGAGAGGAGATGCCGTCCGTCAAAAGGGTCTCCCTtcgaaaagaaaaagaaatataaaggATAAATATGGTTCCATTaaatctctctcatctctgcgtgttttCGGtcgcaccctccacagaaatGTGTAGGGGCCCGGGATCCACctgttgtaaaatatatatatgtataataaaatgaacccgtaaatatttaaattgacatTCATTTGGCCGGTTTTCATGTTGCCCGCGTCCGTGACTGGGTCAAATGCTAATttgataaagttaaaattcatGGAAAAATACATCAAATAATGCAATTAAATACCAACATTCCGATAGTATTTATGGTTTCTGAGGTTTAAAGAATATGTTTAGAGTCCATTAATTATAATAGCAAGGctgtatttaattaatgttatgtGGACTTTATGGCCGGGTTGTTTAAAGAAGATCATGAATGAGAATTCATAGATTTTCACGgctattattttgatttgccAAACTGCTAGATCGCTTTTGATGATATATATAATCGccatataaattaatcaaaaatgtatttaggcCATATGTCTCTTTCTTTGAGGTATACTTTATTTGTTGTGaagtgaaatataatttaaaaatttacagaaCTCAGCCCCAAGACACGGCATGCCAAGCTATGATTGACAAGCGCTGTGCATGGACCAAGGGGAAGGTGCTCGGAGGCTCCTCGGTTCTCAACACTATGCTGTACATCAGAGGGAACAAGAGAGACTTCGACCAATGGGAGTCGTTTGGCAACCCTGGCTGGGGCTATGAAGATGTCCTGCCTTACTTCAAGAAATCTATGGACCAGAGGAACCCTTATCTGGCGAGGGATAAAAGATATCACGCTACAGgtgattttatattctttaatcGACATCTACTCCGTTATTATATTGTAACTGGTAATGCAAAATTTGGGACAAATCTGGCTGTGCATTGACAAGATACGTCGTGTACCTATTTACAGAATATAATAATTCTAGCGACACTAGCTTGAAATATTGAAAGCATaagcagagatcatggcaggtagaaagatgtagtctctatctacccctccggcagagagacgtgattttgATGTATGAATGTCAAAAAAATCTATAGTGCATGCCCCTTACTTCGAATGCCTTAAAATTGCAAAACCCTAACATTCGATTACAATCAGAACTATCCGCCCTAGtaaattagatattttttttcgtaataaGTAACTTCCGATCGCTGCTGATATGGAGCTAATAGCTGCTTTACtgcttatatagataaaattgaATGTTTCCCAATTACCAATTCCAGGTGGTTATCTTACCGTGCAAGATGCTCCTTACAACACTCCTCTCGGCGCGGCTTTCCTCCAAGCCGGAGAAGAGATGGGCTACGATATAGTCGACGTCAATGGAGCACAACAAACTGGATTTGCTTGGTACCAATTCACCATCAGACGAGGCACCCGTTGCTCAACAGCAAAGGCCTTCCTTCGTCCAGTAAGACTACGACACAACCTTCATGTCGCACTGTTTGCACACGTCACCAAAGTACTAATAGATAAGGAAACTAAGAGAGCGATTGGAGTAGAATTCTTTAGAGATGGTAAAATGCAAGTTGTTTACGCTAAAAGAGAAGTGATTCTAGCGGCAGGTGCTATAGCATCCCCTCAACTTCTTTTATTATCTGGTATTGGACCTGAAGAGCATCTTAAAGAAGTGGGTATAGATGTAGTACATAATTCTCCTGGAGTTGGCAAAAACTTACAAGATCATATAGCCGTTGGAGGAATATTATTTAGAATAGATTATCCCGTCAGCTTAGTCATGAATAGACTTGTAAATATTAATGCAGCTCTACGTTATGCTGTCACTGAAGATGGTCCTTTGACCTCCAGCATTGGACTTGAAGTGGTTGCTtttataaacacaaaatatgCTAATAAAACAGATGATTGGCCAGATATGGAGTTTATGATGACTTCTTGTTCGACGCCTTCTGACGGAGGTACGCAAGTTAAAAAAGCCCACAGTCTTACCGACGAGTTTTACAATGAGGTTTTCGCCGAAATCAATAATCAAGACGTATTCGGAATTTTCCCAATGATGTTACGCCCAAAGAGCAGAGgctttatcaaattaaaatctaaaaaccCTTTCGATTATCCACTGATGTATCACAACTATTTGACACATCCTGATGATGTAGGGGTTTTAAGAGAAGGTGTAAAAGCTGCTGTGGCTGTAGGGGAGACTCAAGCTATGAAACGTTTCGGCGCAAGGTTCCACAGTAAACCTTTGCCGAATTGCAAGCATCTACCATTGTTTACTGATGAATATTGGGATTGTTTTATAAGACAATATACTATGACAATATATCACGTTTCTTGTACAGCAAAAATGGGGCCTTCTAGTGATCCCATGGCTGTTGTCGATCCACAGTTACGAGTCTATGGTATAGAGGGACTTCGCGTCATAGATGCTAGTATAATGCCCACCATTACAAATGGGAATATTAATGCTCCCGTCATAATGATAGGAGAAAAAGGAGCTGATCTGATTAAAGAAACATGGTTGCCAAAGAGAAGGCGAAGATCGACAAAATGCTCGAAAATGGAGCTACTAGCTAATAATATAACTAATTTACCGTTATGCAGAATAGAAAGATGAcatagataattttttatttaggccATATTATAgtccttaataaaaataccaaaatattatagtGGTTTGTGATATAAGTGGTATTTGACAAAGATATAGTTACAAGTAACATCACTTTTCTAGTCTATAAAATACGATAAATATGTAACGTggttgtttagttttaattttagttcctttttgtattaatgGGTAAATTCTATACAAAATTAGTAAATGATGCATTTGGCAAAATTTTGAACACATGAACTtagttacaaatattaatacaattgAATAGTTTAACATTTGAACGTCTACTATGTagattacttacttaaataataaaagggaATATTAATTTCTGTACTTACTGACATATTGTCTACTATtaaatttgtgtaaaaaagtgaagagttgtttttatttcaaaactatgactttcatttaaaatctatttctTTTACGTTCcaatattcttttattgtaCCTAAGTATACTTAGGTCATAAATGTAACAATTTAATTCTTAATCATGAAATAAAGCTtagaagagaaaaaaaacaaacttaacaATATTCTCACTTATTTGTTTAGatactaaatacattttagTTTGAAATACATGTCTAAGTCATTATATGTCTCGCTGACCTTAGGCTAATCTACCGAGacccaaaaataaacaactttaTTTAAGGTTACGTAAAAGTTCTTGAATGTTAATTACCTAAGTCAAGTTCAAGATCCCTATAAACGTGTGCgagttgaaaattattataaaaaataaacattatcttAAGGAGGACCCTCTACAATTACCACTTAATATGTAATGGggattttattacttaatttgcATTGTACTGACACACATTTTCACTAGGCATTTGCATGCATTTTAACAAAACCTGAATGATTCAAAATATGTAAGGCTAGTAGTGACATCTAGTGGTTGGTACGAAAAATATTGTGTACTTACAAGTGCTTGTTCGAAAAATCTTTACTGCTTTTGCAGTTGCTTTTTAGTTTGACTGAGAATAACGAGATGATCGTATGAACGTAGAATTGAACATAAATCTAAGTTCTCAATAGCACTCAAAAGCAAGGAAAAGTCCATTGTTGGTTCTAAGATGAACCGTTCAGTGCTGATGTCCAATAAAAAGATAGAAAGCGCCACTCGTTAcaagcaaatttttttaaattacatttttcgtCTAATACAAGAAGaagttcttaataaaatagctacaTTTAATCTTGACCTGAAAAAATTGGCACGTGTCGAATACTTATCCACTCATCCGATCTTTATAACCGACTGCCGTTTGGTGCAATGACTTGCATTTCTAGGAATCGATGGCATTATGCAACACACCTATTTCCAAGTATGGGTGTCGTTGCATAATTTCTTAACTTCCTCAAAACCAATAAATACATCCTTACCAAACTTATCCttatctacatacatttaatcttTATCCCAAACGGGGttgatagagccaacaatcttgaaaggacaggaagaccacgttcagctttatggctggATGATGggattgacattcaaatagtgacatgttgctagccctaCGCCAGAAAAAGAATCCACGATTATAAGCATTTCCcatttaatatacctaaagttataagtccgccaattgtagTATACGTATTGTATTTTGGTACCAtaaagtatgtatatgttaatatctaaaataaaatgatgagTCGCTTTAAAATTTGTGTGCTGCGTCGCGTTGCATCTCGCCTCGGTGTGAACTGATCCTTTGTTACAAAGCGTTAATATCACAATTGCAATTCGTCTATAGAACATCGGAAGTGACTTTATAAAACGGGTCAGTAGGTTCAATCTAGTAACGAGACATTTAATCTAGCATTTACATAACGTAATTACAAATCGGTCAAAGGTTATGTCATCcaataacttttgttaagGGAACTGATATGCAATCAATATGATAATATGCAGAATCAGGCATCGAATATTTATGACTGAAttgaaatatatacttattaaaaaatgtaagttatGATTATGTCATGGCTTGGGATGGATTAACAAACCTATTGGAGTTTATACATAGTGAAATGTTATAgtcacatttatattaaatttaatgtcgatggtcgaatcggtaaggtaaCGCTAAGGTGGCCGGTTAAAATGCGAGATGCGCATAAAgttacaggttcaaatcccacttcgaccatgtaccaatgactattttcgaagtacCTACtgtagtttgaatactaaccgatgctcttacgatgagggaaaacatcgtgagaagcctgcacattcaggcaactggatatgtaaccatgatcgatcttATACGGGtttggttcccctgcaaaggttgggGAGGTCAGATGAGACACGCTTCGTGTAATACTCAGGGTAACACTCAGTCAAGGATCCAGTCCAAGGATCAAAGGTATTCTCCGGGCTCcactccagagtgatgagaaTGAACCAGGACCAAAGCCAGGAACCAGGGCTAAAAGCCAAGAAGAGAGATTTATACTAAATTTAACACTTCTTTTgttgttttcaatatttttacttagaCAGCCTCGCGATTAAAATTTGAGCATTTTCTTGGCTTTTAAAAacgtactttttatttaagttattttcatagtcaTTCGaaacaataaactttttttctttttacttcaAACACAACTCCAAAATAGCTAAAGtaactttaattttgaaaacttcTTGGGAGAATATAGAGTTCGCTACAAAAGCAGGGACATATCGCAGAAGTGAGTAGTTAACATTACTTGCTGCCTACTAGTAGGTAATCTAGATCATTCACTGACtaggttcataaataaatctaacGTCTAGACATTACGCATTCAAATAGTGCAACAATTTACTCGTTTCCCAGCGCAGTAGGAATATAAAACGTACAGGGAAAGTTATAGGAAGTGTCAGGACATCAGGAAATTGATGATGCTTCAAGAATTTGTTATACACCCCGTGACCATCGGTTAGGCTTTCGTTAAAGCTTTGTTCTACTGGTTATTTGATTACACTTATTCAATATTATGAGAGTATTGTCCTTCTGAAAGTCATGAATAAACTTGCATCCATTTCCACCTGGCGTTTGTCCAGAGGAGCTCCGTTCTCTGTGCCCTGTAGGGCTTCTATTGAAAACACCATTAGTATGGTAAAATAATACGGAGcgaattttaagtatttataaaccaGGTTTAACAACCTTAGAgagaaatttttaatacagatttGACGAATTGAAAATCATCTTTTTCTTCACATTTGTTAGCCACTACACTTTAAGAATATCTACATTTGTTTATAATGCGCAAGACAAATTCCGGCTACTTCATATgtagttttataaattgatatcCTACCACCGCCCAAAGCTCTGATAACTTTCCTGTTATCCTCGCCGACTCATGGGAGGAATAACCTATTATCGCATTTACTCTTTTTATAGCGCAACCTTTCTTGATTCCCTACAATATCTCTTTACTTAGTTCTGTATTACTCACCTATGACGAAAATACTGTGAATTAAAAGTGTGAAGTGTCCGAGATTAATCGCTCGAAACGAGCAGAAACTCTCCAAGTAATTGCAAGAAACTTGTCTTCCGTAAGGACAACACCCTATAACTTTGTAGAAACGACGCCGTTGAGAAatctaataaattctaaataataGGGAAGTAATCAGCAGCCATCAtggtacgagtatataaaatttctctCGCACTCTGCAATCTGTTCATATCAGTGTTGATATACTTGCATTAATATTTAGAAAGGGTATGGTTACATTGGGTTACAGTTACCgagatttcatttttataattcggcaagattttcattcatacaaGACATCAGACACATAATATAGGAAAATAGGAAAGGTTATTGGCGaaacccgggctcctctcagggtggtgaggatgcaaccgggactgacGCCATTGTAACATTTCATGTACCAACATTAAATATATCATTGACTCACTCTTAGGTCGCTCAAAGTGAATTCTGACGGATCAGGTAAACGACCGATTCACTTTCACCACCAGTCTAGATTCGAGCCCCACCCGATTTTGTAATTATGCGTTCGTATTAAGAACAATGTGTGTAtactatactagctgtgcccgcgactttgtctgcgtggaatagttattttgggcatcattgttgccctcaaggatgaataattttccccgctttttttcacattttccattatttctttttcactatttgaacaagtagttcctgagattagcgcgttcaaacaaacgaacaaacaaactcttcagctttataatattggcaACTGAATATGTAATATGGGTTAGATTTCCCCTGCatagattgcggaggtcagacacCATTTGTTCAAGTAATCTGAAATTAGACATGTAGTTTCCTTATGTAGTCCAGAAGGTGGGCTTACTGCATTAAGCAATATCTTCCAGGCGAGCTTGAGGTTATGggccgtgtgatttccggcaccgataaaaaagaaataagaacactccatgtctttcccaagGAAAAAATTgctgtaaaaggcgactaagggatgggctttgAATTTGAGACtcttaagcgatgggctagcaacctgtcggtatttaaatctcaatcccatcattaattaagccaaacagctgaacgtagcccaatagtatttttaagactattgactttgtctaccctgcaagggacatagatgtgattatatgtatctatgttcCAGGCGATCTTAGCAATATTATCTGCAGTGTTTGCTTAGTAGtacctgaaaaaaaagaaaataaatattagtttaaatggTGTGGTTATGACCTTCTTTTTGTGTGAATAGCTCTTCTGTGCTGTAAAATTgcgtatataaaattaagagttTGGAAAAGGACAACGGTTACTTTGCATCTTGGTAGAAACTAaagttcccgtggaatttgcaaaaaaaaaactagcgTTTAATTGGCGCATGTAGGTGGCGTGGCTAGATTCGCATGGCCGAAGTTAGGGGTAAAAGCTTGTTAGCCATACTTTTTAAGAAAGaacatttaagaaattttcttttcaacaaAAACACGTAGGAATCAAGattgtttacttttatttcagtacCCAAAGACAACGGACTACTTATACTGGAACTCCATAATTTATGGtgacttaaggtcctatgtcccctagctggggcagagggcatccacagtgcgtcgccatcccgctcggtCTTGAGCTTCGCGTTTTATGGTAGGTATATAGAAATTTAGTGCACTAGAACCATTCAAACTAGTCCAGTGAATATAACAATTTACATCTAGTTTGTCAAGGTTTACTTTATGACATAATGTATTCACATCTGCACTATAAGTGCCATTAGATGCACGTAACTATTACATAATGATAATTTGAATCCACCATGAGCATCAGTGGTCGAATGGTTATAAGGTACCTAACTCAAAAccctacaaatattataaatgcagaAGAATTTTTGTTGTCGGTTTGTCTATTACGCATACCATACGCATAACcattgaaccgattttaatgacatTTGGTACAGAGAAGGAGTCGACTATGAGAAAGAATATAAGCTACAACGCAGATGAAGTCACGGGCAAAAGCCAGTGATACCACAAAAAATCAACCAACCCATATGTCGaaaggaacaaaaaaaatatactccgCGTTcgaagttaaaatataaataataaagtttaaatactCAATTGGAAAATTATCCCACctgattacattttattttaactataaatgattacataagaaaaaaaatattgcatgaaATTACAACAAAGAACAATTAATTCTCGTTAATGATTGTGAAACTGATAAGGACTTGGCGTTTTGGCacatcattataaaatttaatacatacatacatatgatcacgtctatatccctagcggggtagacagagccaccaactgtttggcttagtgatagaattgagattcaataaaattgaatacaatGGAAAGATtacctgcctaccccttcgggaaaaaagcgtgatttcatgtatatatattaaacaattatttgcCTATGAATTTGCTTATGATTTTTACAAATTCGTTATATATTTCGTATCCGTTACTTATTAAGCagtgaataattttaacaaaaattgttggtaaatgtaaaaatattttcaatatgaCAGTAAATTTTACGAGCATAGAGGCGCAAGCGCATTCTCACGCAACTGCACGACGCAGATACGAATCATTGGTACAGTCAGGTTCATTAAAGCCTAAGATTCACGAAGTTTATGTATTTTCCTTGATTAACTAACAATTTGCATGGGAAGAAGAAACAATTGGCACACGCTAAGTATTTTTTCCACTACCAAAATCATGGAAGCACATAAGTTTTTACAAATGgctatttgaaaaatttcaaaaagcaGACTCGTTAGGACAAAGGCGAGAAATCAAGAAACGCATAATTtgaagctaataaacttggcattcttttagacgatgcgctctttgattataaataacatcaagccttacagctgaacatgcATTTTAACCTTTTCAAGATTTTGTCGTTTCAAGGATTTGTCTACCCTGAAAGAGTTAATACGtgatataagtacttactttatttGTTGAAGTTAAATATGCAATTCCgaataacataataactataattttCATGCTGACTGTACAAACACAGTGCAAAGACAGTGATCTATACTAGCAGCCATCACTTTCTCGTCACAGGCAGGGGGACGAGGAAACGATGAATCAGGATTAGGGTGCTCAATACACTAGAGTTATATGCAATTTTTACATGTTTATATCTCAAGAGTTTTATATGTCAAGAGTACCCGCAATCAACGAACTTGCATGAggatatgaatgtggacgaagcgaaagaagtatgcaggttCGCGGTAAatggaaaagaggcgtgattgtaattatgtatgttatcatGCCGGAATTTTATGCGTGTAGCACTTGTTATTCTGATGTTCAAGCTATAGTTAAATATCAAGATAGCTGGTCAAGTTGAAGAAGGAGGAAGCTTATTTTCTCTGCGGTAGACTTCTTGCTGTGTCATGGTGTGGCATCTGATTTATAATGTTTCTAGTATTAACTTCACCTGTTACAAAGGGCAACATTGCGGGCTCTGTCATGAAGCTCAGCTTTAGTAGGCtctattaagttatttaacgACAAACTTCTTcaagattcttttttcatctgcaactagttttaaaaattagaccTCATTGTATCAAGTTGTCAAAAACCTGTCTTTGGGCATGCTCAAGACACACCCCACGTTACCGTAATAACACGTCCCTTGCGTAGAccaaaagtaaagaaaa
Proteins encoded in this window:
- the LOC106142715 gene encoding glucose dehydrogenase [FAD, quinone]-like, whose amino-acid sequence is MGVVSVASAAAKSALTIAGIGKLTFIPLMLAMMAYFNYDLLDPENRPFNQKNLREMYDFVIVGGGSAGSVLANRLSEVEGWNVLLLEAGGHENDISDVPLLSLYLHKSKLDWKYRTQPQDTACQAMIDKRCAWTKGKVLGGSSVLNTMLYIRGNKRDFDQWESFGNPGWGYEDVLPYFKKSMDQRNPYLARDKRYHATGGYLTVQDAPYNTPLGAAFLQAGEEMGYDIVDVNGAQQTGFAWYQFTIRRGTRCSTAKAFLRPVRLRHNLHVALFAHVTKVLIDKETKRAIGVEFFRDGKMQVVYAKREVILAAGAIASPQLLLLSGIGPEEHLKEVGIDVVHNSPGVGKNLQDHIAVGGILFRIDYPVSLVMNRLVNINAALRYAVTEDGPLTSSIGLEVVAFINTKYANKTDDWPDMEFMMTSCSTPSDGGTQVKKAHSLTDEFYNEVFAEINNQDVFGIFPMMLRPKSRGFIKLKSKNPFDYPLMYHNYLTHPDDVGVLREGVKAAVAVGETQAMKRFGARFHSKPLPNCKHLPLFTDEYWDCFIRQYTMTIYHVSCTAKMGPSSDPMAVVDPQLRVYGIEGLRVIDASIMPTITNGNINAPVIMIGEKGADLIKETWLPKRRRRSTKCSKMELLANNITNLPLCRIER